The following is a genomic window from Candidatus Poribacteria bacterium.
CGGGCTGGATCTGATCGGTTGTCGCGGCTTTTACAAATTGTGACATAATTTCTCCTTAAGCGTCATCCATTGGATACAGGCTACATCCGCCGTCTACGAGTAGCACTGTTCCAGTCATATAATCTGCAGCGGTGCTGCACAAAAACAGAAAGGCGTCTGCCACCGAATCAAGCGGTTGCATAACGCCAAGAGGAATTGCTTTCTGTGCCCGAGCACGGTAGGTTGGATCCGTATCCCACTGTTGTTTTGCAAGCCCGACGCTGACGATTCCTGGCGCGACTGCGTTTGCACGAATGCCTTTATCGGCGAGTTCCCGTGCAAAGGAGCGCATGAGTTGCTTCATTGCCGCTTTGCTTGCGTTGTACGGTCCAATCTCGGGCCACGGCACATCAGCGACCCAAGATGTTGTAAAAATAAGGTGTCCTTTGATACCGTCTTCAAGCATTGATCGGGATGCGGCACTGCCGAATAAAAACGCTGTCCGCACATTGACTGCCATAGTCTCATCCCACTCTTCTGCTCTGTATTCCAACAACGGTTTCGGAATCACCATACCGATATGACACAGCGCAACGTGAAGAGGTCCGAACCGTTCCCGAGCAGTGTTGACCAGCATATCGGTTTCATCGGCGTCCGTCAGGTCTGCTTTGACGTAGTTTATTTTTGACATGCCAATGCCATTCTGACGGAGCCTGTCTGTCGCTTGTTGATCCGACAGGAGGTCGTTCACCGTTACGTTCGCGCCGT
Proteins encoded in this region:
- a CDS encoding SDR family oxidoreductase; the protein is MAFLNDVLAGRHIVISGGCGAIGLGIVKKLMAHGANVTVNDLLSDQQATDRLRQNGIGMSKINYVKADLTDADETDMLVNTARERFGPLHVALCHIGMVIPKPLLEYRAEEWDETMAVNVRTAFLFGSAASRSMLEDGIKGHLIFTTSWVADVPWPEIGPYNASKAAMKQLMRSFARELADKGIRANAVAPGIVSVGLAKQQWDTDPTYRARAQKAIPLGVMQPLDSVADAFLFLCSTAADYMTGTVLLVDGGCSLYPMDDA